One window from the genome of Penaeus monodon isolate SGIC_2016 chromosome 4, NSTDA_Pmon_1, whole genome shotgun sequence encodes:
- the LOC119572394 gene encoding uncharacterized protein LOC119572394 yields the protein MSLFWLIFALSAHSVFGVCYFPVEYQGIFATQSSISSISGGSVHQYSQVTILPDAIPVWGVCHKKFDNNVILRDPTGGEDCFRCFHVSLHSGNVIQVYTEGLNKCHSSEEAVLQTCPSIHDIKTKRAREIMLYKSRSFTQDGLIDRVFCPINGRYRFTYDVNDGTESTVECPEPSSELSNCPKGSQLQLRFRRCSFGELDMGLRCLGDWEGHDGQKYLALWDPEVTTDHQPRYRCAMYSVEETTGRVFLSFSIDATCTNHLHSPWDGYESMVLTPVTPPTPPAVVQTTACAFPEWAHGSWQHLQIDSNELWLQDAGTDKKYRTLCLSQHAPHGERYALYSQTQCGEEEFTCIWIKKRAVNVIEYQMASYPSDKYNVSRICSDDMFRGQEWITQGRLDPENHAGCPITGEYTGVIPDAKELCARLASDCRDPQHMFYTVSSCFNSTEVYEERDYRCLGQWSEGGVMYTFTHRRDVNIYECFAGVVVSSNEIFIIEAGTSCQRGLQPLAYGMKLVRQATCSEIEARESTPPPHPPSSSIPPWWPPTTKNPWIKKASTTTETPTWNNEIPRAAHSGSSRTTPTASFRWLTTAATTLLLLLSSSL from the exons TGTTCGGTGTGTGTTATTTCCCCGTCGAATACCAGGGGATTTTCGCCACACAGTCCAGTATCTCCAGCATCTCGGGGGGATCTGTGCATCAGTACTCTCAG gtgaCCATCCTCCCCGACGCCATCCCGGTATGGGGCGTCTGCCACAAGAAGTTCGACAACAACGTCATCCTCCGGGATCCCACAGGAGGCGAGGACTGCTTCAGGTGCTTCCACGTGTCCCTGCACTCGGGAAACGTGATCCAGGTGTACACGGAAGGGCTCAATAAGTGCCACTCGTCGGAGGAGGCGGTGCTGCAGACCTGCCCCTCGATCCATGACATCAAGACCAAGCGAGCCAGGGAGATCATGCTCTACA AATCCCGCAGCTTCACCCAGGACGGGCTCATCGACCGCGTCTTCTGCCCGATCAACGGCCGCTATCGCTTCACCTACGACGTTAATGATGGCACTGAGTCGACCGTCGAGTGCCCTGAGCCTTCCTCCGAGCTCTCGAACTGCCCTAAGGGGTCGCAGTTGCAGCTCAG ATTCCGGCGCTGTTCCTTCGGCGAGCTGGACATGGGCCTTCGGTGCCTCGGGGACTGGGAGGGCCACGACGGGCAGAAATACCTGGCACTCTGGGACCCTGAAGTGACCACGGACCACCAGCCTCGGTACCGCTGCGCT ATGTACTCGGTGGAGGAAACGACGGGGAGGGTGTTTCTGAGCTTCAGCATCGACGCCACCTGCACCAACCACCTGCACAGCCCCTGGGACGGATACGAGTCCATGGTCCTCACGCCTGTCAccccgcccacgccgcccgcTGTCGTCCAGACCACCGCCTGCGCCTTCCCCGAGTGGGCGCATGGGTCGTGGCAGCATTTgcag ATCGACTCGAATGAACTCTGGCTTCAGGACGCGGGAACAGACAAGAAATACCGGACGCTTTGCCTGTCTCAGCACGCCCCGCACGGCGAACGCTACGCCCTCTATTCTCAGACGCAGTG TGGGGAGGAAGAGTTTACCTGTATCTGGATCAAGAAGAGAGCTGTCAACGTCATCGAATACCAAATGG cctCTTACCCGAGTGACAAGTACAACGTCTCAAGAATCTGCTCAGACGATATGTTTCGTGGACAGGAGTGGATCACGCAAGGAC gCCTCGACCCCGAAAACCACGCCGGGTGTCCAATCACGGGCGAGTACACGGGCGTGATTCCCGACGCCAAGGAGCTGTGCGCCCGCCTCGCGTCCGACTGCAGGGACCCCCAGCACATGTTCTATACTGTGTCCTCCTGCTTCAACTCCACTGAGGTCTATGAGG aGCGCGACTACCGATGCCTTGGCCAGTGGTCGGAGGGGGGTGTCATGTATACCTTCACACACCGTCGAGATGTCAACATTTACGAGTGTTTTGCGGGCGTGGTTGTCAGCAGCAACGAGATCTTCATCATTGAGGCTGGTACGAGTTGCCAGCGTGGTCTGCAGCCATTAGCGTATGGCATGAAGCTCGTCAGACAAG ccACGTGTAGCGAGATCGAGGCCCGGGAATCCacgcccccgccccaccccccctcctcctccatacccCCCTGGTGGCCTCCGACGACGAAGAATCCTTGGATCAAGAAGGCTTCCACCACCACGGAAACCCCCACCTGGAACAACGAGA ttCCCAGAGCCGCACACTCGGGCAGTTCGAGAACGACCCCCACGGCCTCCTTCAGGTGGCTGACGACGGCGGCGACGACCCTCTTGCTATTGCTCTCGTCGTCTCTGTGA